The segment AGAAATGTATGTTGGCCTTCTGCATGGCTTTATGGTTTTATTGATTTGAGTTTTTCCTGTAAACATACAGTTTTGCAGCTTTTAGGAAATCTCCGATGTTCATGACCATTTGTAGTTAAATGTGTAATTTACATGGAAACATATAGCGGAAACTTCGATTTACTTCCTGTCTTTTTCATGCTATATGTGCTTAAAATATTAGTATTGCTATCATTTTCATCAATGAACTCTTTCCTACTTCATTCCGCTAATATATTTCccggaatttttaaaaaaacatgtacactaTAATCATATAGAAATAGATGGACATATTTCtctgaattttcaaaattgccCTGCTGAATTTGTGTCAAGCCACAAACACCTAGGATTTATTAGCTTTTTCTGAAAACTTAAAATGGACGACATACATGAAATAGATGAATTGAACTgaacatacattgtattttattgattaaatcaaatggattagaCACAAGTTCTAAATAACTTAGGTAGTCTTCTCctaataatgaattttataaatattgccaaAACTGGTAATATAATatgaattcaaataaatatacatgaataaaaagTCTACTACATATATAACACATTGATATTATGATAGCAAAAGCACACAAAAAGTTAATGCGTAATTCACATGGAAACATATAGCGGAAACTTGGATTTACTTCCTGTCTTTTTCATGCTATACCGGTATgtgcttaaaatatataatagtatTGCTATCATTCTCATTAATGAATTCCTTCCTCCTTTTTTCCTCCaatatattttctgaaattttgaaaacacCCTGTAATCATATAGAAAGAGATcaacatatttcatatttttggaAGGTTTTATGAAAATACTTTAATTCGTCGAAAAATCTGTTCACTTCAAAGTAATTATCTTTTCAGGACATTATAACAGGTAAGGTGTGTGAAAACCCCCCAAAATAAgttatttaaatgaattgttCGTTGAAAAAGTTTCAGACTATAGATAAGCTGTTATACCGGTATTTCGTatggacattttaaaaaaccaaatataTCTCCGGAATTTGTAGTTACTTAATCATGCATTTAAAGACAATAAAATTCTGCGATTTGCAAAATAGCTTGCGACCAAATTTATACATGGTAGTTGTTTACAAGTTAccatatgttttaaacttttaacttaaggatgataatgaaaaatcatctattgtatgttatagatCTTTGACTGTAGTGttgtttttcactttcaaaaaagtaggtcaatgacctactttttgagttaatggccattgagtattttttgaaaaatcaagaaatatcccataaaattttacactacgattgagattttcttaattgtaaaaatattacaaataatttttaaaacactttaaaaaatgaaatacagtttatgaatggtagtggcattaaatagatacaaggTATTAAAATAACagcaacaattttatttaaaaaaaaaaacagtccgaatttcctttatcagttttcaaatccctacccatttaaTGTTAATACAATAACAGTAATAAttttgaactacttatattgaccttattctggctaaaaatctaattttgtttgagccttattcaacaataaagtaaaaatatcgattgtGATGTCAATactaattcatttcataaatactttttgtgtttagaacaaattttactcattgcATTGAACttaatttgagaactcaaactctgagtaaacaacaccttTAAAATTAGTTCATCTTGCGTCGTTAGTTATTTTGTAAAACgctgcaattttcattttctgCAAAACAAGGCTTTGTTACTGTAAATATTAGAGATAAACCAAACGatatgaaataagttaacaGCGAAGACATGAGTATGGTAGCTTTGATATGACAGAGTCGTTTTACGTTCTTTAAATAGGTGCCAGTCATTTTGTACATAAGCATAGTCACttaaaacatatgtacatgtgtacattttgatttacataaaaaagataCTGTAAAATTATAGGGTGCATACGTGGCAAGGTTTCAATTTTATAACCTATGCAAATTTTACAGTAGCAATCAGGAATTGGGTagttgaaaaaagtatttgtaataaaacgtACTCCTTTTTAAAGAATCGTTGCTTTTTTTCAGGAGATAGATGGGGGGAATGCCACCTTTCCACAACTGCAGTTCCTAACGCATTTGTCTTCTGGTCTAGAGGAAATTCTGAACAGTACTCAGCACGCTGACGTCACCATTCAGGTTGACGAGCGCGAATACCCATGCCACAAAGTGATACTGTCGGCCATGTCCCCATATTTCGAGGCCATGTTCACCCACGACATGAAGGAAAATCGAGAAAGTGTCGTGAGACTACACGACATAGAGCCAGGAATCTTCGAAAATTTGCGCACGTTCATGTACACGGGAAAAGCCAATGTCAATGAGGAAAACGCCGAGAAAATTTTCCGCGCCTCATCTTTAATGCAGATCCCCTGCTTGCAACAACGCTGCGAAGATTTTTTACTCTCTCAAATCTCGCACGAAAACTGCATCGGAATATGGAAAATAGCAAAAGCTCACGCTTGTCAGAAACTCAGCGAGAAGGCATGGGACACGATTCTGGAGAATTTCCAGACCGTGTGTACCACGGAAGACTTCCTACGACTTGATATAGACGAACTTGTTTGCATTTTGCAGGACGACAATTTGAAATCTCCGACAGAAGAGTTTATATGTGACGTTGCTTTTGAATGGATTGACTACGATAAGCAGCGACGGCGTCAGAACGTGTGCGAGATCATGCCGGCACTGCGACTTCCGCTGGTGTCCTCCGATTACTTATTCCACGTGTTCTATGCTAACGAGGAAGTCCAGAACAGCCCCGAGTGTCGGTCAGTGATGGGGGAGGCACTGCGCTACCAATCCTGTCATTCAAAGCGCCAGGACTTTACGTCGATTCGATGCACGCGGAGGTTGACCAGTAAAAGCGACGACGTCCTGATCGTCATAGGAGGACTGTTGTCGACAACTCCACGATACCAAACCACGAAAGAGGTTCTTTGCTTTAGCTTCCAGCAGCAGAAATGGTTTTATCTCCCTTCTCTACCGTACGATCCTGGCTACGAATTCGCTGCCTGTACCCATGGCGACAGTATATTTGTCTCCGGTGGGTGGTTGAAACTCCAAGGCCTCGCGGAATTCAAAACCCACAAAAATGAATGGAAGATCTGCGAAACCATGACAAACGGAAGATGCGGCCATGTCATGGTTTCCGTGGCACACTCTATCTTTGTCCTAGGTGGAAGAGACGGACGGGCACCTGCCATGACAAATATAGAAGAATTTAATCTGCAGACTGAAAAATGGTCTATGGCTGGAGATCTCCATATAGGAGTAAGATCGACGTCTGCTTCAACCATTggagaaaaaatctttatatttggCGGGATTACTGAATCAGATAAAGATACGATGTCAGTGCAGTGCTTTGACACAAGGCTCCATTGTACCAGCGTTATAGGCGATCTCCCGTTCACGTGTCGACTAACACGCACGGTCAGTTTAGATATGTGTGTTTACGTTCTAGCTCCGGACGGCAGGGTACTAGAATTCTGTGATCCTACACTAAGTATCATTTCCCACAATGTTTCGAGGCCAAGATCACGCTGTGATTCGTCCGATTCGACTGACGTGACCGTGACATCAACGGAACCTTACACGGTAACCACGTCGTTAGCGCCTGTGCTAGGGAAATTGCTCTGCCGCATACCCAATTTTAGCCAGCATCATTTTGAGGTGATCCAACATCGTGGTGATGTATTGCTGGTTGGTGGTAAAACTCCGGACAACACCATTTTGAAGAATATTATTCAAATCAACGTCCACAATAAAGGTGACGACAAAATCTCAGACCAGACATCGCTGGAGATGCCGTCTGCGCGCTGGTGTTTCGGTTGTGTGAAAACCGTTGTTCCACGTGACTATCTAAACAATGAGATTagaaattgagagagagagagagaaaagagagagagagagagagagagagagagagagagagagagagagagaaatgcaATCAGACAGATTTTAAGGTGTTTTAATTTGGAACTCCTTCTATTCAATAAGTAGTGTATAATAGCTTTTTGACAAGAAGCGCTTTCAAATGACTGTGTCTTTCACATTTAGTGCAAtgcatttgttgttgttttttttctgctgttgtttatttttgttttatgttttgtactcccccccccccccccccccaatgcagTGTTTGT is part of the Magallana gigas chromosome 3, xbMagGiga1.1, whole genome shotgun sequence genome and harbors:
- the LOC105327155 gene encoding kelch-like protein 24, whose translation is MTEQMNCIEEIDGGNATFPQLQFLTHLSSGLEEILNSTQHADVTIQVDEREYPCHKVILSAMSPYFEAMFTHDMKENRESVVRLHDIEPGIFENLRTFMYTGKANVNEENAEKIFRASSLMQIPCLQQRCEDFLLSQISHENCIGIWKIAKAHACQKLSEKAWDTILENFQTVCTTEDFLRLDIDELVCILQDDNLKSPTEEFICDVAFEWIDYDKQRRRQNVCEIMPALRLPLVSSDYLFHVFYANEEVQNSPECRSVMGEALRYQSCHSKRQDFTSIRCTRRLTSKSDDVLIVIGGLLSTTPRYQTTKEVLCFSFQQQKWFYLPSLPYDPGYEFAACTHGDSIFVSGGWLKLQGLAEFKTHKNEWKICETMTNGRCGHVMVSVAHSIFVLGGRDGRAPAMTNIEEFNLQTEKWSMAGDLHIGVRSTSASTIGEKIFIFGGITESDKDTMSVQCFDTRLHCTSVIGDLPFTCRLTRTVSLDMCVYVLAPDGRVLEFCDPTLSIISHNVSRPRSRCDSSDSTDVTVTSTEPYTVTTSLAPVLGKLLCRIPNFSQHHFEVIQHRGDVLLVGGKTPDNTILKNIIQINVHNKGDDKISDQTSLEMPSARWCFGCVKTVVPRDYLNNEIRN